The DNA window CCAGCGCAGATAGGGGCTGCGCCATGGAGCCAGGCGATGTCCGCGAGTCGAGTTCCAGAAGAATCGTAAGAGTTCGCGCATGTGGTATCGAGTATAAACAACCGGCTGGCCATGGCGCTTCCGAGAAGCCCGTTTCTCGGGCGTTTGGGGTCCACAGCCCTAATTGGGTTTTCTCTACACTTGCGCGTTTACCAGGACGTATAAGTGAATTCGCTCACAAGCTACTCCGGATGAGTGAGTTGTCCTGATCTCGTCATTTCGCGATGCATCTTGACGATTTGATATTCGAATAACTACCATCGGTGTTATTGAGGGTAGAGTCTCTTCCATGCCGAAAGAGTCGAAGCAACGCAGTGCCGTTCTGCAGGGAACGCTGGACATGATGATCCTGAAAACGCTTCTGTATGGGCCGGCGCACGGACATCAGATCGGCAAGCATATTCAGAGGGCCACGAATGAGTTTCTGCAGATGCAGCATGGTTCTCTTTATCCCGCCTTGCATCGGCTGGAGAAGAGAGGGTGGGTGGTGTCCAAGTGGGAGACGGCGCCGGACCGCAACCGCGAGTTCAAGTACTACCGGTTGACGGATAAAGGCAAGAAGCAGCTTGTGGTCGAAGAATCGCAGTGGAAGCAGATGGCGGACGCGGTGGCTCGCGTGATGTGGCCTGCGGCCGAGGAGAGCTGATATGCGATGGTGGCCGTGGAAGAATCGGGATGAGGACCTGGCGCGAGAACTCCAGTCTGACCTTGAACTGGAAGAAGAGGAACAACAGGAGTTCGGGTTGTCCGCGGAAGAGGCCCGTTTTGCCGCCGTGCGCGCTTTCGGAAACCCTACTGTGATACGTGAGCAGACGCGGGCCGTGTGGACCTGGAACTGGCTCGAGCGATTGCTGCGCGACCTTAAATATGGCGTGCGCACGTTGTGGCGCTCGCCGAGTTTCTCGATCGTATCGGTGCTCGTGATGGCGCTCGGTATCGGCGCAACCACATCGCTGTTCACCATTGTGCGTGCTGTGCTTCTGCGGCCCCTGCCGTTTCGCGATCCCGGCAGGCTGGTGATGCTCTACGATCATTTTCGCCACGACGAACGCGGGGATGGGTTTAGTACCGTTGCCGCCGGCGACTACCGCGACTGGCGCGCGCAGAGCCACGGCTTTGAAGACATGGCCGCCATGCGCGCATACGGAGGCATCATCTCCGGCGTGCAGAGTGAGCTACCTGAAGTTGTGCAGAGCGCTGCAGGTTCGGCCAATCTCTTTCCCCTGCTCGGCGTGTCGCCGGTTTTGGGGCGGACCTTTACTGACGCTGAAGACCAGCCGGAAGGGCAGCCCGTTGTGCTGCTGACCTGGAGCATCTTTCAGCGCCGCTTTGCCGGCGATCCGTCGATCATCGGCAAGCAGGTTCATCTGGACACGAAACCAACTACAGTCATTGGCGTGCTGCCGAGCTGGTTTACGTATCCCGATGCCAAGATTCAATTCTGGCTGCCGTATGCGCAGACCTTCTCGTACTCGCCGGGCGACTACGGGCACGCCGACCACCAGAGCATGGTGGTGGCACGACTCAAGCCGGGTGTGAGCGCAGCGGTGGCGACGAGCGAGGTGAGTGCGCTGCAGTATCAGATCCACCTTGCCAATGCGTCGAAGCCTGTAGCCGAAGACGTGTGGTTCCGGCCGATGATCGACGATCTTGCGAAGAATGTGCGCACGCCTCTACTGGTACTGCTGGGTGCAGTGGGCTGCATGCTCCTGATTGCCTGCCTGAACCTCACCAATCTGCTGGTGGCGAGGTCGGCGACTCGGCGCAGGGAGGTTGCGGTCCGCGGTGCGCTTGGCGGCAGCCGTGTTGTTCTTATCTGCGAGCAGATGACGGAGAGTTTGCTGATCTGTCTGGCCGGTGGAGCACTGGGCCTGCTGCTGTCGCTGGCTTCGACCTACTGGCTCGCGGCACATTGGCGCAATCTGCCGCGCGCCGAGTCGGTGCATGTCGATGCGTGGGTTCTCGCGTTTACCTTGGCCCTGGTAGCCGCGGCAGCATTGCTGGCCGGCCTTGTGCCCGCAATTTCGTCCACCGGAAGAGGGCTGCTTTCCGGGCTGCGAGATTCCTCGCGAACGATGGGCAGCAGCGCCTCCCGGGCGCGGCTGCGCAAGACGATGCTGACAGTGGAAATCGCCCTTACGGTAGTCCTGCTGATCTCGGCGAGTTTGCTGTTCAAGAGCTTCCTGCATCTACGCACAACCGATCTCGGGTGCCGCATCGACCACGTGATCACCATGAAATTCGGCCTGCCCGAAATCCAGTACGATACGCGCGAAAAGGTCGTGCGCTTCCACGAGGCGTTGCTCGAGCGACTACGACGCCTGCCTGGCGTGCGCGGCGCGGGATTGGTTTCCGTTCCACCGGGGGCGGGCTTCTCATTTGGCCGGGTATTCAGCATCCTGGAGCGGCCCGCACCCAGCTACAGCCTTCAGTACGAAGCCATCATTTTCACTGCCGACCCGCAGTACTTCAGCGTGATGCAGATTCCACTGCTGCGCGGGCGCGTCTTCACAGAACACGAGCGACTCACTAACGATCACTACGTCGTTGTGAGCAAGACGTTCGTCGATCAGTACCTCGCGGGCGACGACCCGGTCGGCAAGCATGTCCGCGTGGACTGGGATACCGATCGGGAAGTTTACGAGATTCTCGGTGAAGTTGGAGATACGGTCTCTGACATTACCAAGCCGATTCAACCCACGATGTACTTCCCTATTTTGTCGGGCATTCCCGATTACACTTCGGAGGCGACGATCGTTGCGTACACTTCCGCTGATCCGCTGACGATGTCGATGCCGATCCAAAAACAAATCTCGGCGCTCGAACCCGAGTTGCCCGTCTATAACGCGCTGACCATGGACCAGATTCTCGGCAAGACCTCTGCCAGCCAGGGTTTCGCGGCCAATCTGGTGTTGGCCTTTGCCGCCCTGTCGCTTCTTTTGGCGGCGGTCGGCCTCTATGGAGTGCTCTCCTACCTGACCGCGCAGCGGACGGCGGATATCGGTCTTCGCATTGCGGTTGGCGCGCAGCGATCACAGCTCCTGCGGCTTGTTCTTTTCGAAGGGCTGCGCCCTGCGCTTATCGGATTGATTTTTGGCGTGGCTGCCAGCGCCCTGGCCACGCAACTGCTGCGATCAATGCTCTATGGAACCCAGCCGCTCGATCCTGTGGCGTTTGCGGGCGCAGCGGCGATGCTGATGGCTGTCGCAGTGCTGGCCTGCTTGATCCCGGCGTGGAGGGCATCGCGCATCGATCCAATTCAGGCATTGCGAACTGAATAGGCGACGGATATCCGCGAAATTGGAAAAAAGTCGATGAGCCCACCATCGCCAAATCACTTGTCGAGCCGGGATTTGTAACGGGAAGTCGGCCTGTGTAGAGTTATCGCCAAAAGGAGCCAAAACTCTCAAGAAGTCCTGTTCTGGGAGCGCAGCAGCGGATGCGCCGCCGCTTGCTCCCATACGAGGCAATCCTTCCCCAAGCTGATATGAGGAAGGATTGCTACCGATGTTGACCAGAACCAGGCGAGAGTGAATGGGGCTGCTGCATTGATAATCCCCCAGCGACGATTACCATCCCATTTGGTCCATCCGCTCGAGGATGATCGTGCTGTATTTATTCATGCGCTCGGGGCGTCGCTTCAGGGGCGCGGGCAGAATTGCAGCAAGCCGTGCTGCCTCTTCCCGGCCTATATTCCGGGCTGCGGTTCCGTTGTAATAACGACACGCCGAATCTGCACCGTAAATGCCAGGACCCCATTCCACCTCGTTGAGGTATAGCTCGAGAATGCGTTGTTTGCCGAGAACGAATTCGGCCACTGGCACCAGCGTGGCTTCTGCGCCCTTTCGGAGGAAAGAGCGGCCTGTTCCGAAAAATAAGTTTTTAATGAGTTGCTGAGTGAGGGTGGAAGCTCCACGCGTGCGTTCGCCTTCCAAATCACCTTCGGCAGCTATTTGCATCTCATGCCAGTCAAATCCATGGTGCTGGTAAAAGTGTGCGTCCTCTGCGGCGATTACGGCGTGCTGGAGATTGGGCGAGATTTCTCTGAGTGGAACGAATTTGTAGCGTTCGTGATATGGCCTCTGGTGAATCCAGGCTTGCAAGCGACGCTGGATGTGCACCGTGGTTGTGGGCGGATTGATCCATCGGGCTGCCACAAGGATCAGCGCGGCAAGCGACCAAAGAAGCCCCAAGCCAATGACGAACCATCGAATAAAGGGGCGGAGGCGGCGCGTCCGAAGAGGCGGCTTGACCTGAGTGATTGGCAAGACCTGCGTAGTTGGCAATTCAGTCACATTTCAGAATAAAGCCTGCCGGGTTGCCTGAGTAGAATGCATACTACATTTGCGCGTGCGAGATCATCCATCAGCGGTGACCAATGTTACGGTCAAGCTGGAGAGAAAGGGAAAACACTGAGCTAGTGGAGAAAATATACAGGCGCTGCGGGGACACATTCTCATCCGCGAGGCCTCGAACATTAAGGGAGCAAAGCGATGTCCTGGGGTCGAGTTCCAGAAAAATCGTAAGAGTTCGCGCATGTGGTATTGAGTACAAACAACAGCGCATTCCGCCAGCTAATAGCAGCACTAATCGGCGCTAATCCATAATTCAGTGCCGATGGCCCACGATTCGCGAATGGGACTTCGAATGTCGGGAATGGAATGGCTGAGATCGCACCCAGCAAAAGATACGCGTTCAGAGTTGATGGTCGCGGCAGGTGTTCAGTTTATTTCCGGACCATGGCTACCTCGTAATGGATCTTTTCCACGCTGCCGTCGTTACCGTGCAACTCCGAATCCATAACGAGTTTCACAGGACACCCTTGCGCCGTGACCCATGCTGTTCCTTTTTGAAAGCCGCCCGTGCCCAGAACGCTTTGGTAGAGCGACTTTTCCGTGTCGGTGCCCCGCGCGGTATCAATGGAATACTTGATTGCATCATAGCCGTTCATTTTTTCCGGGCCTTCGCGCACAGTCGCGGAGTTGTTCCTGACAAGCGCGATCGCGCTGGACATTCCGGAGATCCCCATCAGGCCGGACCACGCGCCTTGCCAGCTGGCCGCGTCCGAATGCACGCCATGAATCGAAGTAGACCCGCTGTTATTTTTAAAGCTGCCATCGATGGTCTGCGGGGTGATGTCTGCTTCCTCGTGCACAGGGTTCGACGATTCCTTGTTGTAGGAATAGTGGAAGGCCTCTGGCGGATTCTGGATGTGGTCCATCACGCAGTTCAGATTAATTCCCGCGTCCCCGCCGCCCTGCGCCGTCGCCGTGGAATTTGGCTGCGCGCCAGACTTCCCGTCGGTATTCTTGGCTGCCGGGCCGCACTTGCATGCGGAGACGGCCAGCAATGCCAGCCCTGCCGCCGCAAGAACACCACGCCTAAGAAATGCCCTGCCATCCGAGGAAAATGTCATCTCGATTCTCCTTTATTTATCTTGCATCACAAGCGGCGCAGCCTATTCACCGACGTGCGGAACTAACGCATTTCGTGTCACGCCATGATTGTCAGTACGACTTCACGCTCTTTGCCCGCGAGCGTTGGATCGCTCCTTGATTTGCCGAAATCTCCCCAATCCGATCTTGTCCATCTTCAGGCGGAATACGTTTCCATGCGCCAGCGCAGGTAGGGTCTGCGCCACGGCGCAAGGCGATGTCCACGGGTCGAGTTCCAGAAGAACCGTAAAAGTTCGCGCATGTGGTATCGAGTATAAACAACAGGGCATTTTGCGGGTCACAAAACAGAGCTGGCACAGGCCAGTTTCCTGGTGGCGGATGCCATGACTGGAGGGCCTTGGCGCTTCCCGGAAACTCGTTTGTAGATAGTTTCCGGTTGGCCGACAACCAGTTCCCTAACAATTAATGTGCAATTCCGGGCAGAATCAGCTCACATGTCAGAAATATTCTTGGTTGCTAAAAGAACCCGTGTGGCGTGCCGTTTATCACGCCGCACGGATTCATGGTTCCTAACCGGGTGTGTGCCGTCATGTCTGGGGAATCAGACTGAGCAGAGATCAGGCACATACTCGGGGGGAACAAATGCCTTTATCGCTCAAATCGGCCGGGGCCGAAACTCCGCAAGTGGTTGCACGCATTCCCGGACAGATTGGAATGCGGGTGTGTACGCGCGAAATCTGCCATCGACCTGCCTATGCTTGCGTCCACTGGGGTTAAGAGAATTGAGTGGATGTCTCCCGCATGGGGTCCGGTGACCACCGTTGCCATACCCGAGATTTGTCCACGCTCATTGATATTGCTGGCATTGATAATGAGGAGACCGGAATTTTCGGGAATTAGCGTGTTCAGGTCGGTCAGCACATGGTTCTGCCAAATAAAGCCGCCGGACCAGTTGAAGCCCGAGTCAAAGGTGCTTCCCACCACTTGGCCCTTGCTGTTGATGCCGGTGGCGCTGGAGGCACTCTCTCCCGGCAGAATGCCCAGGACTGTGAGTGTACCGTCCGGCTGCCAAAGAGAGGCGACGCGGGTTGAGCCGTCAGCGGTGCGGACTTGTCCGACACTCTGACCCAGGTTGTTAATGGCGAAACCAAAATTGGAACGCTCAACTCCCAGGTCTTGAAGCGGGAAGGCAGTGCCGTTTCGCCACATTACGGCGTGCTTCGCTGCGAAGCAGTCTCCTGAGTAGCCCACGGCCTGGCCTAGATCGTTAATCCCAAATGCGACCCCGTCGGGATCGGCGCCTATCGTAGGAAGAGGCTGGGCTTGGCCTTTTTCCCATAATACCGGCAAGTCCGAAGGCGTAGGCGG is part of the Terriglobia bacterium genome and encodes:
- a CDS encoding PadR family transcriptional regulator produces the protein MPKESKQRSAVLQGTLDMMILKTLLYGPAHGHQIGKHIQRATNEFLQMQHGSLYPALHRLEKRGWVVSKWETAPDRNREFKYYRLTDKGKKQLVVEESQWKQMADAVARVMWPAAEES
- a CDS encoding ABC transporter permease; translated protein: MRWWPWKNRDEDLARELQSDLELEEEEQQEFGLSAEEARFAAVRAFGNPTVIREQTRAVWTWNWLERLLRDLKYGVRTLWRSPSFSIVSVLVMALGIGATTSLFTIVRAVLLRPLPFRDPGRLVMLYDHFRHDERGDGFSTVAAGDYRDWRAQSHGFEDMAAMRAYGGIISGVQSELPEVVQSAAGSANLFPLLGVSPVLGRTFTDAEDQPEGQPVVLLTWSIFQRRFAGDPSIIGKQVHLDTKPTTVIGVLPSWFTYPDAKIQFWLPYAQTFSYSPGDYGHADHQSMVVARLKPGVSAAVATSEVSALQYQIHLANASKPVAEDVWFRPMIDDLAKNVRTPLLVLLGAVGCMLLIACLNLTNLLVARSATRRREVAVRGALGGSRVVLICEQMTESLLICLAGGALGLLLSLASTYWLAAHWRNLPRAESVHVDAWVLAFTLALVAAAALLAGLVPAISSTGRGLLSGLRDSSRTMGSSASRARLRKTMLTVEIALTVVLLISASLLFKSFLHLRTTDLGCRIDHVITMKFGLPEIQYDTREKVVRFHEALLERLRRLPGVRGAGLVSVPPGAGFSFGRVFSILERPAPSYSLQYEAIIFTADPQYFSVMQIPLLRGRVFTEHERLTNDHYVVVSKTFVDQYLAGDDPVGKHVRVDWDTDREVYEILGEVGDTVSDITKPIQPTMYFPILSGIPDYTSEATIVAYTSADPLTMSMPIQKQISALEPELPVYNALTMDQILGKTSASQGFAANLVLAFAALSLLLAAVGLYGVLSYLTAQRTADIGLRIAVGAQRSQLLRLVLFEGLRPALIGLIFGVAASALATQLLRSMLYGTQPLDPVAFAGAAAMLMAVAVLACLIPAWRASRIDPIQALRTE
- the mtgA gene encoding monofunctional biosynthetic peptidoglycan transglycosylase; its protein translation is MPITQVKPPLRTRRLRPFIRWFVIGLGLLWSLAALILVAARWINPPTTTVHIQRRLQAWIHQRPYHERYKFVPLREISPNLQHAVIAAEDAHFYQHHGFDWHEMQIAAEGDLEGERTRGASTLTQQLIKNLFFGTGRSFLRKGAEATLVPVAEFVLGKQRILELYLNEVEWGPGIYGADSACRYYNGTAARNIGREEAARLAAILPAPLKRRPERMNKYSTIILERMDQMGW